A section of the Candidatus Zixiibacteriota bacterium genome encodes:
- a CDS encoding (2Fe-2S)-binding protein: MITLTINGLEVKVEKGTTILEAAKFLGFPIPTLCHMEGLSPYGACRLCVVEIGEAPRSKMVTSCTYPAEEGLKVRTSSGRVVKARKMILELLLATCPQSKIIQDLASKHGVIQQRFKQEHDDCILCGLCVRMCKEQMVAKAIGFRGRGQERTIGTPFDLKSENCRLCGGCMHVCPACSLRCTYTDPDKAICGGCGNHGLPCLDKDKFDDMMCYMNPCVACEIEKD; this comes from the coding sequence ATGATTACTTTGACCATCAACGGCCTGGAAGTGAAGGTTGAGAAGGGAACCACAATTCTGGAGGCCGCGAAGTTTCTGGGATTCCCAATTCCTACCTTGTGTCATATGGAAGGGCTTTCACCTTACGGAGCCTGCCGACTTTGTGTCGTGGAAATTGGTGAAGCACCTCGCTCAAAAATGGTGACATCATGTACCTATCCTGCCGAGGAAGGCCTCAAGGTGCGAACCTCTTCCGGACGAGTTGTTAAGGCTCGCAAGATGATCCTTGAACTGCTGCTGGCAACCTGCCCGCAGTCGAAGATAATTCAGGACCTGGCCTCGAAGCACGGAGTCATTCAACAACGCTTCAAACAGGAACACGATGACTGCATTCTGTGCGGCCTATGTGTGCGTATGTGCAAAGAGCAGATGGTTGCCAAGGCCATCGGGTTTCGCGGACGCGGCCAGGAAAGAACTATCGGAACCCCATTTGATTTGAAATCGGAAAACTGCCGTCTGTGTGGCGGTTGCATGCATGTCTGTCCGGCCTGTTCGCTTCGGTGTACATATACCGACCCTGACAAAGCTATCTGCGGCGGCTGTGGTAACCACGGTCTGCCCTGTTTGGATAAGGACAAATTTGACGACATGATGTGCTATATGAACCCGTGCGTTGCATGCGAAATAGAAAAAGACTGA
- a CDS encoding FMN-binding glutamate synthase family protein, with translation MSMTRVNASAATLTKNRTEDSVVPTSGMCVTCVDGCVGMCEIGKSAYRGHEVIYPQPFGVITTAAEKAYPIDYSHFNILGTAVGAEGIEADSDKAIFPNVNLEVHFGHDKGLKFKLPIMIPGIGSTDVAKNNWDGLAIGTALAGTGLTIGENVVGMDPEAVIKKGRVVDTVDLKRRVNLFKDNQIDGWGATIVQSNVEDTRLGVQEYAIETLGVECVELKWGQGAKNIGGEVKVKDLKKAQLLYNRGYVVLPNPTDPNVIESFKAGAFKEFERHSRVGMVTEEGFATRVEELRKAGAKYIFLKTGAYRPSDLARAVKFSSKYKIDLLTVDGAGGGTGMSPWRMMNEWGIPPVELHSLLYQYTKELADRGEYTAPIVPAGGFTFEDQMYKGLALGAPFSKLIGMARSPLAATMVGKTIGKTIESHQVPVYIERFGQTLDEIFVTAFDLRNELGDAKFKELPAGAIGLYTYYERLAQGLRQLLAGNRKFGLDYITRDDICCLTPEAAHVSGIQYVMDVDKAAAQEILKG, from the coding sequence ATGTCAATGACGCGAGTAAATGCCTCGGCAGCCACGCTTACCAAGAACCGCACCGAAGACTCAGTTGTACCGACTTCGGGAATGTGTGTGACTTGTGTCGACGGCTGTGTTGGCATGTGTGAAATAGGCAAATCTGCCTATCGGGGCCATGAAGTAATCTACCCCCAGCCATTTGGTGTAATCACAACCGCAGCGGAAAAAGCCTACCCGATCGACTATTCTCATTTCAACATTCTGGGAACGGCCGTAGGCGCTGAAGGTATTGAGGCCGATAGCGATAAAGCTATCTTCCCAAACGTCAACCTCGAAGTCCATTTCGGACATGACAAAGGTTTGAAGTTCAAACTCCCGATCATGATTCCTGGTATCGGTTCTACCGATGTGGCCAAGAATAACTGGGACGGTCTGGCCATAGGCACTGCATTGGCTGGTACCGGTTTGACTATTGGCGAAAACGTAGTTGGCATGGACCCCGAAGCGGTCATTAAGAAGGGCCGGGTCGTTGACACTGTCGATCTCAAGCGACGCGTCAATCTGTTCAAAGATAATCAGATCGACGGCTGGGGCGCAACTATCGTCCAGTCAAACGTTGAAGATACCCGTTTGGGCGTTCAGGAATATGCCATTGAAACCCTTGGTGTCGAGTGCGTCGAATTGAAGTGGGGTCAGGGTGCCAAGAACATCGGCGGCGAAGTCAAGGTAAAAGACCTCAAAAAGGCTCAGTTGCTGTATAATCGCGGCTATGTGGTACTTCCGAATCCTACTGACCCCAATGTGATCGAGTCCTTTAAGGCTGGTGCCTTCAAGGAATTTGAACGTCACTCACGAGTTGGAATGGTTACTGAAGAAGGGTTTGCCACTCGCGTAGAAGAGCTTCGTAAAGCTGGTGCAAAGTATATCTTCCTGAAGACCGGTGCTTATCGGCCAAGCGATCTGGCTCGCGCCGTAAAGTTTTCATCCAAGTACAAAATCGACCTGCTTACGGTTGATGGTGCTGGAGGCGGTACTGGCATGAGCCCCTGGCGGATGATGAATGAGTGGGGTATTCCTCCGGTGGAACTGCATTCCCTGCTTTACCAGTACACCAAAGAATTGGCAGACAGAGGCGAATACACAGCCCCGATCGTTCCGGCTGGCGGCTTTACCTTTGAAGATCAGATGTACAAGGGATTGGCTCTAGGAGCACCATTCTCGAAGTTGATCGGGATGGCACGTTCTCCTCTGGCCGCCACAATGGTAGGTAAGACGATTGGCAAGACGATCGAAAGCCATCAGGTGCCGGTCTACATTGAACGTTTTGGCCAGACGTTGGATGAGATATTCGTCACCGCTTTCGACCTGCGCAATGAACTTGGCGATGCCAAATTCAAGGAGCTCCCGGCAGGCGCAATCGGTTTGTACACCTACTACGAGCGTTTGGCTCAGGGCCTGCGTCAGCTTCTGGCTGGTAATCGCAAGTTTGGGCTGGACTATATCACTCGGGATGACATCTGCTGCTTGACACCCGAAGCCGCGCATGTTTCTGGTATTCAGTACGTAATGGATGTTGACAAAGCTGCAGCACAGGAGATTCTTAAAGGCTAG
- a CDS encoding PEP/pyruvate-binding domain-containing protein: MKDRQEPSDNQLASLQKRARELRCLFLVEEILANYNALLVDVCPQILRAIPPGWQYPDICRVKIEVEGQTFSSADLEESTWKQQAAIVINDMEIGNISVCYLKEMTTEDDGPFLKEETRLLQTIANLLSSFIAYQRIKQIVDHRRINNSGEKRGAWQTIMETISEADTDLYLSISRQMLWHLCVVGAPAAETLCRSYGMDMPRSQLMDATDEEIDHSEEQLFDFTHERGTRVFEMASEHLDDQEIMKLINGWIQDDRLSALAQVANRNLPLFEVADAIRRYYQPYVRETEIPTASMKGIRVSLVRRLLSDQLEYINVAKKFITVQDINDLLQSVIYGTESQGKLGGKSAALFLARQILRKKSRSVELLKNVTIPRTWYITSDIVSDFLRHHSLGHVVEQKYKSIDLVRLEYPHIVEAFRSGQLPDGISKALSTVLDDFGKRPLIVRSSSLLEERIGADFSGKYKSICLPNQGSKRKRMIALTDAITEIYASTFSPEAIEYRAECGLLDYAEEMGIMIQEVVGRQAGKYFLPTFSGTALSTNKIGKLSNARRKDGLLRLVPGLSTLVVDDSEGDNPVLIAPVKSGLRFTNEVVDIINSSPGNIGVINMETGTLETMKLAQLHKEVGSEIHGFENVISVVKDGHLHPLKDSDLNSEDSNVVAAFDGLIKNTSFVAQVEATLKTLEKALGFPVRIEFACDGENWYLLQCGQQMKSRTM, from the coding sequence ATGAAAGATCGACAGGAACCATCGGATAACCAATTGGCTTCTTTACAGAAACGAGCCAGGGAATTGCGCTGTCTCTTTCTTGTAGAGGAGATACTAGCCAACTATAATGCCTTGTTGGTTGATGTTTGCCCTCAAATCCTACGTGCTATCCCCCCCGGCTGGCAATATCCTGATATTTGCCGGGTCAAGATCGAAGTTGAGGGGCAAACATTTTCGTCGGCTGATCTTGAAGAATCTACCTGGAAACAGCAGGCCGCAATTGTAATCAACGACATGGAAATTGGTAACATCTCAGTTTGCTATTTAAAGGAGATGACAACCGAAGACGATGGCCCTTTCCTCAAGGAAGAGACCCGATTGTTACAGACAATTGCCAACCTTCTTTCATCGTTCATTGCCTACCAGAGAATCAAACAGATAGTGGATCACCGTCGCATTAATAATAGCGGTGAGAAACGGGGAGCCTGGCAAACGATCATGGAGACCATCTCCGAGGCCGACACCGATCTTTACCTGAGCATTTCGCGGCAGATGCTCTGGCATCTTTGTGTGGTCGGCGCACCTGCAGCAGAAACGCTGTGTCGGTCGTATGGGATGGACATGCCACGGTCCCAGTTGATGGATGCTACCGATGAGGAAATCGACCACTCAGAGGAGCAGCTCTTTGACTTCACCCATGAGCGAGGAACGCGAGTATTCGAAATGGCATCCGAACATCTTGATGATCAGGAAATAATGAAGCTGATCAATGGCTGGATTCAGGATGACCGACTCAGCGCCCTGGCCCAAGTGGCTAACCGCAACCTTCCTCTGTTCGAGGTTGCCGACGCCATCCGACGCTATTACCAACCATACGTCAGAGAGACGGAGATCCCAACAGCCAGTATGAAAGGTATTCGGGTTTCGCTTGTCCGCAGACTGCTTTCGGATCAGTTGGAGTACATCAATGTCGCCAAGAAATTCATTACCGTTCAGGACATAAACGACCTTCTGCAGAGCGTGATCTACGGTACTGAGAGCCAGGGCAAACTGGGCGGTAAAAGTGCGGCGCTCTTTCTGGCCCGGCAGATACTGAGAAAGAAAAGCCGTTCGGTCGAGCTTCTGAAAAACGTCACGATCCCCAGAACCTGGTATATTACATCCGATATTGTATCGGATTTTTTGCGCCATCACTCTTTGGGCCATGTGGTGGAACAGAAGTACAAAAGCATCGACCTGGTGAGACTCGAATACCCGCATATTGTCGAGGCATTCAGGTCTGGCCAACTCCCCGATGGGATATCGAAAGCTCTGTCAACCGTCCTCGATGACTTTGGGAAACGGCCGCTTATAGTTCGCAGTTCGAGCCTATTGGAAGAGAGAATTGGGGCAGATTTCTCAGGTAAATACAAGAGCATCTGTCTGCCAAACCAAGGCTCCAAGCGCAAGCGCATGATCGCCCTGACCGATGCCATCACGGAAATCTATGCTTCCACTTTCAGTCCGGAAGCAATTGAATACCGAGCCGAATGCGGACTCCTCGATTATGCTGAAGAAATGGGTATTATGATCCAGGAGGTCGTGGGCCGTCAGGCGGGAAAATACTTCCTGCCAACATTCTCCGGCACAGCGCTGAGTACTAATAAGATAGGCAAACTCTCCAATGCTCGTCGCAAAGATGGCCTCTTGCGATTGGTTCCCGGGCTTAGCACACTCGTCGTTGACGATTCTGAAGGCGATAATCCTGTACTAATTGCCCCGGTGAAATCCGGGCTTCGATTCACAAATGAAGTTGTTGACATTATCAATTCTTCACCCGGGAACATAGGCGTCATCAATATGGAAACGGGCACTCTCGAAACCATGAAACTGGCCCAACTGCATAAGGAAGTGGGGAGCGAGATTCATGGTTTTGAGAATGTCATCTCAGTCGTAAAGGATGGCCACCTACACCCCCTGAAGGACAGCGATCTGAACTCCGAAGACTCCAATGTTGTGGCGGCTTTTGACGGACTGATCAAGAACACATCCTTTGTCGCTCAAGTAGAAGCCACACTGAAAACACTCGAGAAAGCGCTCGGATTTCCTGTACGTATCGAATTTGCCTGCGACGGAGAGAATTGGTACTTGTTGCAATGTGGTCAGCAGATGAAATCACGAACCATGTAG
- a CDS encoding class I SAM-dependent methyltransferase, whose amino-acid sequence MTNLSVPYSKLATVYDQMGADNHSINMVEYTENIFRRFNIRPTSGLDLCCGTGTAIVLMRELGLEMSGLDGSAAMLAVAARKLKGLKVKLYQKTLPKFRIIDDYNSRKTQTFDLITCFYDSLNYLRNAQELEATFRSVGKHLESGGWFIFNMNTPASLKTIWGGQVYADAQDEIAWVWKNEYHTRTKTATVVTTVFTKNGKLWERFDERHTERAYSNTELKKILSKTGFSVKGLFRCATFERPTRDATRVCIVARKR is encoded by the coding sequence TTGACGAATCTGAGTGTTCCGTATTCAAAACTTGCCACCGTCTACGATCAGATGGGGGCTGATAATCATTCGATCAATATGGTTGAATATACCGAGAATATCTTCCGCAGGTTCAACATCAGGCCCACTAGTGGCCTTGATCTTTGTTGCGGCACCGGGACGGCTATCGTTCTTATGCGGGAACTGGGGCTTGAGATGTCCGGTCTTGATGGTAGCGCGGCTATGCTGGCAGTCGCAGCCAGGAAACTCAAGGGGCTAAAAGTCAAACTCTATCAGAAGACACTGCCGAAGTTTAGAATCATCGACGATTACAACTCGCGTAAGACACAAACGTTTGATCTTATCACCTGTTTCTACGATTCACTCAACTATCTACGCAATGCCCAGGAATTAGAGGCGACTTTTCGCTCGGTGGGGAAACATCTCGAATCGGGGGGCTGGTTTATTTTTAATATGAATACACCTGCTTCGCTCAAAACGATCTGGGGTGGGCAGGTGTATGCTGATGCGCAAGATGAAATTGCCTGGGTCTGGAAGAACGAATACCACACCCGCACAAAAACCGCCACGGTAGTGACGACAGTTTTCACAAAAAATGGGAAACTTTGGGAGCGATTCGACGAACGCCATACCGAGCGGGCGTACAGCAATACGGAACTGAAGAAGATACTGAGCAAGACCGGTTTTTCTGTGAAGGGACTATTTCGTTGTGCAACCTTCGAGCGTCCCACCCGTGATGCAACCCGCGTATGCATTGTAGCCCGTAAGAGGTAG
- a CDS encoding NfeD family protein, translating to MSTTFWIWMAAAVVFLILELMSPSLFFICFVVGGIAAGILSYFSPDAYYWQIGLFIVVTLGLLPLTRSIAKKITKPAPQKSNVDALIGQIALVTKEIDPDLGGQVLIGGETWKALAEQRVEQDRKVKVISVTGVHVKVEPVDQ from the coding sequence ATGTCGACTACTTTTTGGATCTGGATGGCGGCGGCGGTCGTTTTCCTAATTCTCGAACTTATGAGCCCCTCGCTGTTTTTCATCTGCTTTGTGGTTGGTGGGATCGCAGCGGGCATCCTGAGCTATTTCTCGCCCGATGCCTACTACTGGCAGATCGGTCTCTTTATCGTGGTTACGCTGGGTCTCTTGCCTTTGACTAGATCAATCGCCAAGAAAATCACCAAGCCAGCACCGCAAAAAAGCAACGTTGATGCCTTGATCGGCCAGATAGCACTGGTCACCAAGGAGATCGACCCCGATCTGGGTGGCCAGGTACTGATCGGCGGCGAGACCTGGAAAGCACTCGCCGAACAACGTGTCGAACAAGACAGAAAAGTGAAAGTCATTTCGGTAACCGGCGTCCACGTAAAAGTGGAACCGGTAGATCAATAA
- a CDS encoding SPFH/Band 7/PHB domain protein produces the protein MNPVLLFLGVAVVFSFVIVSMSIRIIRPFERGLVERLGKFQRLLEPGLNLIVPFFDTVIKMDMREVVLDVPPQMVITKDNVNVEVDAVVYAQLTDPARARYEIANYILAATKLAQTNLRNVIGEMDLDGCLSSRDEINGQLRDVLDLATDKWGVKVNRVELQRIDPPADITAAMSRQMKAERDKRAAILDAEATRQAEITKAEGSRQAQILEAEGYAEGVKRKADAEKYRQIEVAAGEGKAIKTVFQAIHDGRPDEKLITLKYLEMLPKFAEGDANKIFLPFEATGIMSSLAAMVEMVKPNHPTGTGGAAPSPPIEDVGEQV, from the coding sequence ATGAATCCAGTACTGTTATTTCTAGGTGTGGCGGTGGTGTTTTCGTTTGTCATCGTCTCGATGTCGATTCGAATCATCCGCCCGTTCGAACGTGGCCTCGTAGAGCGACTGGGTAAGTTCCAGCGCCTCCTTGAGCCGGGCTTAAACCTGATTGTCCCCTTCTTCGATACGGTAATCAAAATGGACATGCGGGAAGTGGTACTTGACGTTCCCCCTCAAATGGTCATCACCAAAGACAACGTCAATGTGGAAGTGGATGCTGTGGTCTACGCCCAGCTAACCGACCCGGCGAGGGCACGCTACGAGATCGCTAATTATATTCTGGCTGCTACCAAGCTGGCCCAGACCAACCTCAGGAATGTAATCGGCGAGATGGACCTTGATGGCTGCCTGAGTTCGCGCGATGAGATCAATGGTCAACTCCGAGACGTACTTGATCTGGCGACCGACAAATGGGGCGTCAAAGTCAACCGCGTCGAATTACAGCGTATTGATCCGCCGGCCGATATTACTGCGGCAATGAGCCGTCAGATGAAAGCGGAACGTGACAAACGGGCCGCGATTCTTGATGCCGAAGCTACCCGCCAGGCTGAGATCACCAAGGCTGAGGGTAGTCGTCAGGCACAGATACTCGAAGCTGAAGGTTATGCCGAAGGGGTCAAGAGAAAGGCAGACGCCGAGAAGTACCGCCAGATAGAAGTCGCAGCTGGTGAAGGTAAAGCCATCAAGACAGTGTTCCAGGCTATCCATGATGGCCGACCGGACGAGAAACTGATTACTCTCAAGTATCTGGAGATGCTGCCCAAGTTCGCCGAAGGCGATGCCAACAAGATATTCCTGCCCTTCGAAGCAACCGGTATCATGTCGTCGCTGGCGGCTATGGTGGAGATGGTCAAGCCTAACCACCCGACAGGCACAGGGGGAGCAGCACCTTCACCGCCAATTGAGGATGTCGGCGAACAGGTCTAA
- a CDS encoding TetR/AcrR family transcriptional regulator, with translation MRARPRDTVPAINENTVAELVQQSVVTDTFRRLVSDKKQRLYQTTIRLFGEYGYDGLSVDQFCREAGISKGSFFQYFPSKSHLLEFAILIFDDYLKQLLSEIRRTEPGPLVKQKLLHLYEALIVNARLYRAEERFYLFATRALDHSAVALEGIDLERHVSNYVEEIIRRGEETGEIRGDFDIELTGRLVSLVMGTLVRSTFRADRLPRQETERYLISFLFDGIKA, from the coding sequence ATGCGAGCCAGACCGCGAGATACAGTCCCGGCTATTAATGAGAATACGGTAGCAGAGTTGGTGCAACAGAGCGTGGTGACCGATACTTTCCGGCGGTTAGTCTCTGATAAGAAACAACGTTTATATCAAACCACCATTCGGTTGTTCGGAGAATATGGCTATGATGGGCTGTCGGTCGATCAGTTCTGCCGCGAAGCGGGGATCAGCAAGGGATCGTTCTTTCAGTATTTTCCCTCCAAGAGCCATCTGCTGGAGTTTGCTATTTTGATTTTCGATGATTATTTGAAGCAGTTGCTTTCGGAGATCAGACGAACCGAGCCGGGGCCGTTGGTCAAGCAGAAATTGCTTCATCTGTATGAAGCACTGATTGTCAATGCCCGGCTATACCGGGCGGAAGAACGTTTCTATCTATTTGCCACTCGGGCACTCGACCACTCGGCAGTGGCTTTAGAGGGTATCGATCTTGAACGGCATGTGAGTAACTATGTCGAGGAGATCATTCGCCGCGGCGAGGAGACGGGGGAGATTCGTGGCGATTTCGATATCGAGTTGACCGGACGACTTGTCTCACTGGTCATGGGGACGCTCGTGCGAAGTACATTTCGGGCAGACCGACTGCCGCGACAGGAGACCGAGCGCTATCTTATTTCATTTCTCTTTGATGGCATTAAGGCATAA
- a CDS encoding inositol-3-phosphate synthase — translation MGKIRVAIIGVGNCASSLVQGVEFYKKAKEEDQVPGLMHVNLGGYHIRDIEFSAAIDIDKNKVGKDLSQAIFTKPNNTYVFSKVPKTGITVQRGMTHDGLGHYLSQIIEKAPGDTVDIVKLLKDTGTDVVINYLPVGSEEATKWYVEQILEAGCGMVNCIPVFIAREKYWQKRFEEKGLPIIGDDIKSQVGATITHRVLTRLFLDRGVKLERTSQLNVGGNTDFLNMLERSRLESKKISKTSAVTSMLDYDIGEGNIHIGPSDYVSWLDDRKWAHIRMEGTTFGNVPLNCEMKLEVWDSPNSAGVVIDALRCCKLALDNGVSGALIGPSSYFKKSPPVQYPDDQAHRLTEEFIAEYGWKQAKPAKKRKTRAAAKKPTTAKPAIKKTKAAAKKTSRRVVRKKK, via the coding sequence ATGGGTAAGATCAGGGTAGCAATAATCGGAGTCGGCAACTGTGCCTCATCGCTGGTACAGGGTGTCGAATTTTATAAGAAGGCCAAGGAAGAGGATCAGGTCCCCGGTCTGATGCATGTGAACCTGGGTGGCTATCACATCCGCGACATCGAGTTCTCGGCTGCCATAGATATTGACAAAAACAAAGTTGGCAAGGATCTGTCTCAGGCCATTTTCACCAAACCGAATAACACGTATGTGTTTTCAAAAGTACCCAAGACAGGTATTACCGTACAGCGCGGAATGACCCACGACGGCCTTGGTCATTATCTCTCTCAGATCATTGAAAAAGCACCCGGGGATACGGTAGACATCGTCAAGCTGTTGAAGGATACTGGTACCGATGTAGTCATCAATTACCTGCCGGTTGGCTCGGAAGAAGCCACCAAGTGGTATGTAGAGCAGATTCTGGAAGCCGGCTGCGGCATGGTCAACTGTATTCCAGTGTTCATTGCTCGCGAGAAGTACTGGCAGAAACGATTCGAGGAGAAGGGCCTGCCGATCATCGGCGACGACATCAAATCGCAAGTTGGCGCCACCATTACGCACCGCGTTCTGACGCGGCTGTTCCTCGATCGCGGTGTTAAGCTCGAACGCACCAGCCAACTCAATGTCGGCGGCAACACCGATTTCCTCAATATGCTTGAGCGCTCTCGCCTGGAGTCTAAAAAGATATCCAAGACCAGCGCTGTAACAAGCATGCTCGACTACGATATCGGCGAAGGGAACATCCATATTGGTCCCTCCGATTATGTCTCCTGGCTCGATGATCGTAAGTGGGCACATATCCGTATGGAAGGTACCACCTTTGGTAATGTCCCGCTCAACTGCGAGATGAAGCTGGAAGTCTGGGACAGCCCGAACTCGGCCGGTGTAGTCATTGATGCCTTGCGCTGTTGTAAGCTGGCGCTCGACAATGGTGTGTCCGGGGCACTGATTGGACCATCTTCATACTTCAAGAAGTCTCCTCCCGTGCAGTATCCTGACGATCAAGCGCACCGGCTAACGGAGGAATTCATCGCCGAGTATGGTTGGAAGCAAGCCAAACCGGCGAAGAAGCGGAAAACTCGGGCTGCGGCCAAGAAACCGACCACCGCTAAGCCAGCCATCAAGAAGACCAAAGCTGCGGCGAAGAAGACTTCGCGTCGCGTAGTTCGGAAGAAAAAATAG
- the tmk gene encoding dTMP kinase has product MRGKTSRSGLFITFEGIDGCGKTTQAMLTSQYLAARGLVVTLLREPGSTGVAERIREILLDPELTVGDTSELLLYEAARAELVQREIGPVLRRGEVVLCDRFYDSTTAYQGFGRKLDVSMVRRLHRVAVGDIIPDLTLIFDCDLDTAQSRRKGKPDRLEAQSRAFFNRVRRGFLEIARKERRRVKVIDASLSVDAVFAEVQKVLKRKLRSYESHLAR; this is encoded by the coding sequence ATGCGAGGGAAAACCAGCAGATCTGGTCTGTTCATTACTTTCGAAGGCATCGACGGTTGCGGCAAAACGACCCAGGCAATGCTCACGAGCCAATACTTGGCCGCGCGAGGTCTGGTCGTTACGCTATTGCGCGAACCGGGATCAACAGGTGTCGCCGAACGCATTCGAGAGATTCTTCTGGACCCCGAACTCACAGTCGGAGATACATCCGAGCTACTCCTCTACGAGGCCGCCCGGGCTGAACTCGTCCAGCGTGAGATCGGTCCTGTTCTGCGACGCGGCGAGGTGGTTCTATGTGATCGTTTCTACGACAGCACCACTGCCTATCAGGGTTTCGGCAGGAAACTTGATGTGTCTATGGTCCGACGCTTACACCGAGTGGCGGTGGGAGATATCATTCCCGACCTGACGCTCATTTTTGATTGTGATCTGGATACTGCACAATCCCGCAGAAAAGGCAAGCCAGACCGTTTGGAAGCCCAGTCGCGAGCTTTTTTCAATCGGGTGCGACGCGGCTTCCTTGAAATAGCCCGTAAAGAACGGAGGCGGGTGAAAGTCATTGATGCGAGTCTGTCCGTTGATGCTGTTTTCGCCGAAGTCCAGAAAGTACTAAAGAGAAAACTCAGATCCTATGAATCCCACCTCGCTCGCTGA
- a CDS encoding S41 family peptidase, with protein sequence MNPTSLADRKALLLSLVIIILLILLCGGMSAYLVSDPTMGQAYALMRAAQTIDTRHIDGTTSEQLVRTARNEMLDLLDRYSGYVTAEEFDQLREEMTGAYAGLGVSVIRHDLGLLIVSVRRDGPAREAGLEAGDIILAADSIELAGLRSAKSTKLLRGEDSTRVLVRVLKPLSQDTIEVSITRAEMPLIHVSYAGFTSDSAIYIRLTNFDAGASEQLKAAIDSLLEQSTFQPTGLILDLRGNPGGLFREAWESANLFLTEGAFVVGTDARSRWNSNEIHALGPDITGDLPLVLLVDRGSASSSEILAGALQQADRAWLVGDTTFGKGLVQGFVTFPDGDGLRLTISRFYFDNDVYINEFDTALSEIGHGLPPDYLFDFPERGEYVRAVEYSLLLHQFARLHQQDIVSSRGDDQATSALIDSLESFMNLEGFVFVSSRREELSDMLHAARSDSCTKATDRVISEALELSVREDSNLLRLNAAYLTMRLQEIAWEQTYGTYRTYHEITVPQRADIRYAESLLRDLLIDNR encoded by the coding sequence ATGAATCCCACCTCGCTCGCTGATCGCAAGGCGCTTCTTCTTTCACTGGTCATAATCATCCTGTTAATCCTGTTGTGCGGTGGGATGAGTGCCTACCTAGTGTCAGATCCAACCATGGGGCAGGCGTATGCTCTGATGAGAGCCGCTCAGACTATAGATACCAGACATATTGACGGAACAACCAGTGAACAACTGGTCCGCACTGCTCGGAATGAGATGTTGGACCTGCTCGATCGTTATTCGGGTTACGTCACCGCCGAGGAGTTTGACCAACTCAGGGAAGAAATGACCGGTGCCTATGCCGGGCTGGGAGTTAGTGTTATCAGGCATGACCTAGGTCTTCTGATTGTGTCTGTGCGCCGGGATGGACCTGCCCGCGAAGCCGGCCTCGAGGCGGGTGATATCATACTGGCGGCTGATTCCATTGAGTTGGCTGGTCTCAGGTCCGCTAAATCCACGAAGCTACTGCGCGGAGAAGACAGCACCAGAGTTCTGGTTAGAGTTCTTAAGCCTCTGTCCCAGGACACAATTGAGGTTTCCATCACTCGTGCAGAAATGCCTCTTATCCATGTATCATACGCCGGATTCACTTCCGACTCGGCCATCTATATTCGACTGACCAACTTTGACGCCGGGGCCAGTGAACAGCTGAAGGCAGCAATTGACTCACTTCTGGAGCAATCCACTTTTCAACCGACCGGACTGATCCTCGACCTGCGCGGTAATCCCGGGGGACTATTCCGGGAAGCCTGGGAGTCTGCAAACCTGTTTCTTACTGAGGGAGCTTTCGTTGTCGGCACTGACGCTCGTTCGCGATGGAACAGTAATGAAATCCACGCCTTGGGTCCGGACATCACAGGCGACCTCCCGCTAGTCCTGCTCGTAGACCGTGGTTCGGCCTCATCGTCGGAAATCCTTGCCGGGGCTTTGCAACAAGCTGATCGAGCCTGGCTGGTGGGCGACACAACTTTCGGAAAAGGGCTGGTACAAGGGTTTGTGACCTTCCCCGATGGCGACGGTCTGCGCCTGACTATCTCACGGTTCTACTTCGATAACGATGTCTATATCAACGAATTCGATACGGCTCTCAGTGAAATCGGTCATGGTCTCCCACCCGACTATCTTTTCGATTTCCCGGAGCGCGGCGAGTATGTTCGGGCTGTTGAGTACTCGCTGCTACTGCACCAGTTTGCTCGACTTCACCAACAGGATATCGTCTCCTCGCGGGGAGACGATCAGGCAACATCGGCATTGATTGACAGCCTGGAGAGCTTCATGAACCTTGAGGGGTTTGTGTTCGTATCCTCTCGTAGAGAAGAGCTAAGCGACATGCTTCACGCAGCACGGTCAGACAGCTGCACAAAAGCAACCGATCGTGTCATCAGCGAAGCTCTCGAATTATCAGTGAGAGAGGATTCCAACCTGCTACGCCTCAATGCAGCCTATCTCACAATGCGATTGCAGGAGATTGCATGGGAACAGACATACGGCACTTACCGCACTTACCATGAAATCACAGTTCCTCAGCGAGCGGATATTCGTTATGCGGAATCCCTGTTGCGGGATCTCCTGATTGATAATAGATAA